In the genome of Saprospira sp. CCB-QB6, one region contains:
- a CDS encoding sugar phosphate nucleotidyltransferase produces the protein MKLIIPMAGRGTRLRPHSITVPKPLVSVAGKPIVARLVEDLAKACPEPIDEIAFIIGDFGEQVEGELKALAQSLGAKGSIYQQTEKLGTAHAILCAKESLQGPVIVAFADTLFQSNFKLNMEEDGLIWVKKVADPSAYGVVKLDQSGYVTDFVEKPSTFVSDLAIVGIYYFQSAENLEKELQYLVDNNIMDRGEYQLTNALENMKNKGLKFSTSRIDEWLDCGNKKAVVYANQRVLEIKEDAAQIASDLKQSNSVVIPPCFIGEGVVLENAVVGPHASIGKGSLIRNSIVQNSLIQENSQVEDAVLRDTMLGAHVKYKGQAQALSLGDYSEYSC, from the coding sequence ATGAAACTCATTATACCCATGGCTGGAAGAGGGACCCGTTTGCGTCCTCACTCTATTACTGTTCCTAAACCTTTGGTCTCTGTGGCTGGAAAGCCCATTGTAGCCCGCTTGGTAGAGGATTTGGCCAAAGCTTGCCCAGAACCCATCGATGAAATTGCCTTTATCATTGGCGATTTTGGCGAGCAGGTAGAAGGCGAACTCAAAGCCTTGGCCCAAAGCCTAGGCGCTAAGGGAAGCATCTACCAGCAAACAGAAAAATTGGGAACAGCTCACGCTATTCTCTGCGCTAAAGAAAGCTTGCAAGGACCGGTTATCGTCGCTTTTGCCGATACGCTCTTCCAATCGAATTTTAAGCTCAATATGGAAGAAGATGGCCTGATTTGGGTCAAAAAAGTAGCCGATCCCTCCGCTTATGGTGTAGTGAAATTGGACCAATCAGGTTATGTCACTGACTTTGTCGAGAAGCCCAGCACTTTCGTTTCTGATTTGGCTATTGTAGGTATTTACTACTTCCAAAGTGCCGAAAACTTGGAGAAAGAACTCCAATATTTAGTAGATAACAACATTATGGACCGAGGCGAGTACCAATTGACCAATGCCTTGGAAAATATGAAAAATAAGGGCCTTAAATTCTCTACTAGCCGCATTGATGAGTGGTTGGATTGTGGCAACAAAAAAGCTGTAGTTTACGCTAACCAGCGTGTATTAGAAATTAAGGAGGATGCGGCCCAAATCGCTAGCGATTTGAAACAATCTAATAGTGTGGTGATTCCACCTTGCTTTATTGGCGAGGGCGTTGTTTTAGAAAATGCGGTAGTAGGTCCACATGCTTCTATTGGCAAGGGCAGCCTAATTCGCAACTCTATTGTTCAAAATAGCTTGATTCAAGAAAATTCTCAGGTGGAAGATGCCGTTTTGAGAGATACGATGCTAGGCGCTCATGTAAAATACAAGGGCCAAGCACAAGCTTTGAGCTTGGGCGATTACTCGGAATATAGCTGCTAA
- a CDS encoding leucine-rich repeat domain-containing protein, producing the protein MKQLLLLCLLLSAPLFGQPYSLFETPNYHDHLIELAWGQQVWLKEQPQGKMQLFHLNGQPVFKQAFDQIWPSNFKGYLELQDGDKFYIGSLEGELWPLARTIEELGAEIKAVDFSAKSLGPVDYREISFLLGLPSALLQQTQLVFLKIDLDNSRLHREIKYLKNLKVLNLEGGSLRHLPKEIQALSQLEELDLGANDFYRVPKELALLPQLHTLYLDFLPIDSLGETVSALSQLKRLSWKDRISNDLAPLLDLKALNALDLELQGFEEHNIYALYEDSLGLTILEKFDQLEYLNLAGNFDNLKSVDFLAPLKNLRYLNLARAAIEQLPKSKKLWPKIEQLLLEEVSLKELPLAAKKWKKLYRFNNQSYTEENKSFFLISRLPKKIKFLILNGLSIKHEELLLLQKFKQLQVLSLSRVAIQQLPESFDQLKKLQELDLSHCQLTELPNNIGQLQQLKAINLTRNKLQSLPPSFYTLSQLQALFLNENQFKKLAPQLGHLKQLSQLELSNNQLKELPKQLEECKKLKILQVSDNQLKTIPLNFAHFKDLEQLLLYKNQLEEIPNSLFEAKKLRLVDLSSNPKIQFLSPKIKQLQQLKAVYLHDCGLQKLPDGICDLKKLHTLDLKANKLLELPSCMGQLQSLTQLMLSHNRLKYLPNSIGQLQKLNSLYLEDNQLQTLTPSIAQLKNLNSLDLDNNPNIKEIPLSFKKLTKLYYIGLYNCGLSEEEQDYWENLLENRDY; encoded by the coding sequence ATGAAACAACTCCTATTGCTCTGTTTGCTACTGAGCGCTCCCCTTTTTGGGCAACCCTACAGCCTATTTGAAACGCCAAATTACCATGATCATCTAATCGAATTAGCCTGGGGACAACAAGTCTGGCTCAAAGAACAACCCCAAGGTAAAATGCAGCTATTTCATCTAAATGGGCAGCCTGTTTTCAAGCAAGCATTTGATCAAATTTGGCCGAGTAACTTCAAAGGATATCTAGAGTTGCAAGATGGGGATAAGTTTTATATTGGTAGTTTGGAGGGAGAACTTTGGCCCTTGGCTCGTACGATAGAAGAGTTGGGAGCAGAGATTAAAGCTGTAGACTTTTCTGCAAAAAGCTTAGGTCCTGTTGATTATAGAGAGATTTCATTCCTTTTGGGTTTACCCTCGGCCCTTTTGCAACAAACGCAATTGGTATTTTTAAAAATTGACCTAGACAATAGCCGTCTGCACCGAGAAATTAAATACCTCAAAAACCTAAAAGTACTCAATTTGGAGGGCGGTAGCTTGCGTCATTTACCTAAAGAAATTCAAGCCCTCAGTCAATTAGAAGAACTTGACCTTGGAGCCAATGACTTTTATCGAGTTCCTAAAGAGCTCGCCCTTTTACCCCAACTCCATACCTTATATCTAGATTTTTTGCCTATAGACAGTTTAGGCGAAACCGTTTCAGCCCTAAGCCAACTCAAACGCTTATCCTGGAAAGATCGTATCAGCAACGACTTAGCCCCCTTACTAGACCTCAAGGCCTTGAACGCCCTAGACCTTGAACTTCAAGGTTTTGAAGAACATAATATTTATGCCCTCTATGAAGATAGCCTAGGATTGACCATTTTAGAAAAATTTGACCAACTAGAATACCTTAACTTAGCTGGGAATTTTGACAACCTCAAATCAGTAGATTTTCTGGCGCCACTCAAAAATTTACGCTATCTCAATCTCGCTAGAGCAGCAATTGAACAGCTGCCCAAATCAAAAAAACTCTGGCCCAAAATAGAACAACTGCTGCTCGAAGAGGTTAGCCTAAAAGAGCTCCCCCTAGCCGCAAAAAAATGGAAAAAGCTCTACCGATTCAATAATCAATCTTATACAGAAGAAAACAAGAGCTTCTTCTTGATTAGCAGGCTGCCCAAAAAAATAAAATTTCTAATCCTTAACGGCTTATCTATAAAGCATGAAGAGCTTCTGCTCCTCCAAAAATTTAAACAACTACAAGTTCTATCTCTTTCTAGAGTCGCTATCCAGCAACTGCCCGAAAGTTTTGACCAACTCAAAAAACTCCAAGAACTAGACCTCAGCCACTGTCAACTTACAGAACTTCCCAATAACATTGGCCAACTCCAACAACTAAAAGCTATTAACTTAACAAGAAACAAACTCCAAAGCCTCCCCCCTAGTTTTTATACACTAAGCCAACTCCAAGCCCTTTTTCTCAATGAGAATCAGTTCAAAAAACTAGCCCCTCAACTGGGCCATTTAAAGCAGTTAAGCCAACTAGAATTAAGTAATAATCAACTAAAAGAACTCCCCAAACAACTAGAAGAATGTAAAAAGCTTAAGATCTTACAAGTCAGCGACAACCAACTAAAAACAATCCCCCTCAATTTTGCCCACTTCAAAGACCTAGAACAATTACTCCTCTACAAAAATCAACTAGAAGAAATCCCCAACAGCCTTTTTGAGGCTAAAAAGCTAAGATTAGTAGACCTTAGCTCCAACCCTAAAATCCAATTCCTTAGCCCCAAAATAAAGCAACTCCAGCAATTAAAAGCTGTATACCTCCATGATTGTGGCTTACAAAAACTGCCCGATGGAATCTGCGATCTCAAAAAGTTACATACCCTAGACCTCAAAGCAAATAAGCTGCTAGAACTCCCTAGCTGCATGGGCCAACTACAATCCTTAACTCAGTTAATGCTAAGCCATAATCGCTTAAAATATCTCCCCAACTCTATTGGCCAACTGCAAAAACTCAATAGCCTATATCTCGAAGATAACCAATTACAGACCTTAACCCCTAGCATCGCTCAACTAAAAAATCTGAACAGCCTAGACCTCGATAACAACCCCAATATTAAAGAAATCCCCCTTAGCTTTAAAAAACTCACTAAGCTATACTATATAGGCTTATACAATTGCGGCCTATCAGAAGAAGAACAAGATTACTGGGAAAACCTACTTGAAAATCGTGATTATTAA